A region from the Nitrososphaera sp. genome encodes:
- a CDS encoding winged helix-turn-helix domain-containing protein: MANRTRFEMLCDILNAATTPVTRTKLMYKAFLPQSQVQEATAFLIRKGLVQFEPLDQTFATTQKGRQTLEKVQTLREMLVVV, translated from the coding sequence ATGGCGAACCGGACGCGGTTTGAGATGCTCTGCGACATATTAAACGCAGCGACCACTCCAGTGACTAGGACAAAGCTGATGTACAAAGCTTTCCTACCTCAGTCCCAAGTTCAGGAAGCGACTGCCTTCCTTATTAGGAAGGGTCTTGTCCAGTTCGAGCCATTGGACCAGACTTTTGCAACTACCCAGAAGGGCAGGCAGACACTCGAAAAGGTTCAGACTCTTCGCGAAATGCTGGTCGTAGTCTGA
- a CDS encoding YHS domain-containing protein has translation MFKDPVCKMMVDEKTAKHVSESGGKKVYLCSAACKTQFEANPKKFGY, from the coding sequence GTGTTCAAAGATCCCGTGTGCAAAATGATGGTTGATGAAAAGACTGCAAAGCACGTTTCCGAGTCTGGCGGAAAAAAGGTATACTTGTGCTCAGCTGCATGCAAGACGCAGTTTGAGGCAAATCCGAAAAAATTTGGCTATTAG